One Polyangia bacterium genomic region harbors:
- a CDS encoding sigma-70 family RNA polymerase sigma factor translates to MTDRDSLPLPSPLPVVTGQLTFEDVYETQFSFVWRSVLSRGVARAAVDDVVQEVFMVVHRKLGTFEGRSSMRTWLWTIVRRVVRDYLQKHGNAPTGEPLVDDHASTDRGPAELLDQKDAAALLDKLLARMSDVQREVFVMYEIEEMTAVEIAEALAINENTVRTRLRAARQIFSSGVVSQRAGQMWGGHGRSNES, encoded by the coding sequence GTGACTGACCGTGACAGCTTGCCGTTGCCTAGCCCCCTGCCGGTGGTAACCGGACAACTGACTTTTGAAGATGTCTACGAAACGCAATTTTCTTTCGTCTGGCGCAGCGTCCTTAGCCGGGGCGTCGCGCGCGCGGCCGTCGACGACGTCGTGCAGGAAGTCTTCATGGTCGTGCACCGCAAGCTGGGCACGTTCGAAGGCCGCTCGTCGATGCGCACCTGGCTGTGGACCATCGTGCGGCGGGTGGTGCGCGACTATCTACAAAAGCACGGAAACGCTCCGACGGGAGAGCCGCTGGTCGACGATCACGCCAGCACCGACCGCGGTCCGGCCGAGTTGCTGGATCAAAAAGACGCCGCCGCCTTGCTGGACAAGCTGCTGGCCCGCATGTCCGACGTGCAGCGCGAGGTCTTCGTGATGTACGAGATCGAAGAGATGACGGCGGTGGAGATCGCCGAAGCGCTGGCGATCAACGAAAATACCGTGCGCACGCGGCTGCGGGCGGCGCGACAGATTTTCAGCAGCGGGGTTGTGAGCCAGCGAGCCGGTCAAATGTGGGGGGGGCATGGACGATCCAATGAATCTTGA
- a CDS encoding GAF domain-containing protein, translated as MMAKDLESDSSIVVHEQGDRSLDGIFRLIEVAGQARGLDEVLAAMCTEVSAIAASAVVSIYVREEDAAGPVFTMRGNVGFPVDAIGRVRLRVGEGIIGFVADRLRPVSVTAADADEHFKYIPGLGEERFPALLAVPVLRGMGATGVLVLQRGPTASFAAEEVVLATALAAVISHALERAEGRERDRQTDHGVARLRGVSLSGGAAMGRAEVLPTLAALSYTKVPAGPNPLSLEVALQRLQSEVGKAVQRIGGPLARELGTLALILEDRRFRERLSAAVAAPSPLPALSDVAREYARVAFRVAQNDHATADAMAERAAEIEDLCVLVHAATTGRPLVRTGAIVVVENLRAFMVLNAISRGASAFVVDGDLPVDGAVAAIVREAGVPLLGSVTGVFSWVRPDHLLVVDADAGTIRVNPEATTVARFRNTRG; from the coding sequence ATGATGGCGAAGGATCTGGAGTCGGACTCGTCGATTGTCGTCCACGAACAGGGCGACCGCAGCCTGGACGGAATCTTCCGGCTGATCGAGGTGGCCGGCCAGGCACGCGGGCTTGACGAGGTGTTGGCCGCCATGTGCACCGAGGTCTCGGCCATCGCCGCCAGCGCCGTGGTCAGCATCTACGTGCGCGAGGAAGACGCCGCCGGTCCGGTGTTCACCATGCGCGGCAACGTCGGTTTTCCCGTCGACGCCATCGGACGCGTGCGCCTGCGCGTGGGCGAGGGGATCATCGGCTTCGTCGCCGATCGGCTGCGCCCGGTGTCGGTCACCGCCGCCGACGCTGACGAACACTTCAAGTACATCCCGGGCCTGGGAGAGGAACGGTTCCCCGCGCTGCTGGCGGTTCCGGTCTTGCGGGGGATGGGCGCCACCGGCGTGCTGGTTTTGCAGCGTGGGCCGACGGCCTCGTTCGCCGCCGAAGAGGTCGTGCTGGCCACCGCGCTGGCGGCGGTGATAAGCCACGCTCTTGAACGGGCCGAGGGACGCGAGCGCGATCGGCAAACCGACCACGGTGTGGCTCGTTTGCGCGGTGTCTCGCTGTCCGGCGGCGCGGCCATGGGACGCGCCGAGGTGTTGCCCACGCTGGCCGCGCTGTCGTACACGAAGGTGCCGGCCGGGCCCAATCCCCTGTCGCTGGAGGTGGCGCTGCAGCGCCTGCAGAGCGAAGTGGGCAAGGCCGTGCAGCGGATCGGCGGCCCCCTGGCGCGCGAGTTGGGGACGCTGGCGCTGATCTTGGAAGACCGCCGTTTTCGCGAGCGTCTGTCCGCCGCCGTGGCAGCGCCGTCTCCGCTGCCGGCGTTGTCGGATGTGGCGCGCGAATATGCCCGGGTGGCCTTCCGCGTGGCGCAGAACGATCACGCCACCGCCGACGCCATGGCCGAACGTGCCGCGGAGATCGAAGACCTGTGCGTGCTGGTCCATGCCGCCACGACGGGCCGTCCGCTGGTGCGCACCGGGGCGATCGTGGTGGTGGAGAACCTGCGCGCCTTCATGGTGTTGAACGCCATCTCGCGCGGCGCTTCCGCCTTCGTCGTCGACGGCGATCTGCCGGTTGACGGCGCCGTGGCCGCCATCGTGCGCGAGGCGGGCGTGCCGTTGCTGGGGTCGGTGACTGGAGTGTTCTCGTGGGTGCGGCCAGATCACCTGCTGGTGGTCGACGCCGACGCCGGGACCATCCGCGTAAATCCAGAGGCGACGACGGTGGCCCGCTTCCGCAATACGCGCGGATAG
- a CDS encoding CDP-alcohol phosphatidyltransferase family protein, which produces MTNTASDGPARRRLARIIATTILFGLGLLIAAAPAIFPSGRATLWFVGGGAAVWLFLGGTLWRRRDWNVAADDAQVIRGGTLTVGTWVTLARGLLISALGGFLLAPPATGAPAWLPGMLYTAAALGDGLDGVLARRRRQATKLGASLDVTTDAVGLLVAPLLAVARGRLPPWYLLLSAAYPLFQLGLGLRERWRWPTFRARLRPYSRAKLFAGVQMAVVAAALYPVLPRWVLWPLASLAMLPTLALFGREWRLATTTTVIEPRAR; this is translated from the coding sequence ATGACGAATACGGCCAGTGACGGGCCTGCGCGGCGGCGCCTGGCGCGGATAATTGCCACGACAATCCTGTTCGGCCTGGGACTTTTGATCGCCGCGGCGCCGGCGATTTTTCCGTCGGGCCGCGCGACGTTGTGGTTTGTGGGCGGCGGGGCGGCCGTGTGGTTGTTCCTCGGCGGCACGCTGTGGCGGCGACGAGACTGGAATGTCGCCGCCGACGACGCGCAAGTGATCCGCGGCGGAACACTTACGGTGGGGACGTGGGTGACGCTGGCGCGCGGATTGTTGATCAGCGCCCTGGGCGGTTTCCTGCTGGCCCCGCCGGCGACGGGCGCGCCGGCCTGGTTGCCGGGCATGCTGTACACGGCGGCGGCGCTGGGTGATGGGCTGGACGGCGTGCTGGCCCGGCGACGGCGGCAAGCGACCAAGCTGGGCGCATCGCTGGACGTCACCACCGACGCGGTCGGACTGCTGGTGGCGCCGCTTTTGGCGGTGGCGCGCGGACGCTTGCCGCCCTGGTACTTGCTGCTGTCGGCGGCATATCCACTGTTTCAGCTGGGCCTGGGCCTGCGCGAGCGCTGGCGTTGGCCGACGTTTCGCGCTCGCCTGCGGCCTTACTCCCGGGCGAAGCTTTTTGCCGGCGTGCAGATGGCCGTCGTCGCGGCGGCGCTTTATCCGGTGCTGCCGCGCTGGGTGCTGTGGCCACTGGCCTCGCTGGCCATGCTGCCGACGCTGGCGCTGTTCGGGCGCGAGTGGCGACTGGCGACGACGACCACGGTGATCGAGCCAAGGGCGCGATGA